A single window of Archangium gephyra DNA harbors:
- a CDS encoding adenylate/guanylate cyclase domain-containing protein: MAHGTPVWRLRLTVLAMHPEVFGRSVQWQRGAGVSVMSAPHSIVASPSYQGSPVEAIHRGSGPIRCRLDGPAGALPYPQLGALRAEGGTDYFIAPLVFGDGRSSFISFATDEASGFSDEQLRLFEWLVPFLTVRLELESAAFSLRSLLQVYLGRNAAERVLSGQFKRGEGQVLRAAIWYCDLRGFTSLVDHTALDAVIPILDQYFECMARPVAEEGGEILKFIGDALLAVFVVGEDEGDACTRAVRAAQAALEALARLEVARVHGLRAGVAVHLGEVMYGNIGASDRLDFTVIGAAVNEAARMESLCKELGVPLLISAEAAARARGVTLRSLGRHALRGVSAPSELFTPFAPVGV; encoded by the coding sequence ATGGCGCACGGTACGCCCGTGTGGCGGCTCCGCCTGACCGTCCTCGCCATGCATCCCGAGGTCTTCGGACGTTCGGTGCAATGGCAGCGGGGAGCGGGCGTGAGCGTGATGTCGGCCCCCCACTCCATCGTCGCGTCGCCCTCGTACCAGGGAAGCCCGGTCGAGGCGATTCACCGCGGGAGTGGCCCCATCCGCTGCCGGCTCGATGGTCCGGCCGGGGCGCTCCCGTATCCGCAGCTGGGCGCGCTGCGCGCCGAGGGCGGCACCGACTACTTCATCGCCCCGCTGGTGTTCGGAGATGGCCGCAGCTCGTTCATCTCGTTCGCCACGGATGAGGCCTCCGGGTTCTCGGACGAGCAGCTGCGGCTCTTCGAGTGGCTCGTGCCGTTCCTCACGGTGCGGTTGGAGCTCGAATCGGCCGCGTTCTCGCTGCGTTCGCTTCTCCAGGTGTACCTCGGCCGTAACGCCGCCGAGCGCGTCCTCTCCGGCCAGTTCAAGCGGGGAGAAGGACAGGTGCTGCGCGCGGCCATCTGGTACTGCGACCTCCGCGGCTTCACCTCGCTGGTGGACCACACGGCGCTGGACGCGGTGATTCCCATCCTCGACCAGTATTTCGAGTGCATGGCCCGGCCCGTCGCGGAAGAGGGAGGCGAAATCCTCAAGTTCATCGGGGATGCGCTGCTCGCCGTGTTCGTGGTCGGCGAGGACGAGGGCGACGCCTGCACGCGTGCGGTGCGGGCCGCGCAAGCCGCCCTGGAGGCCCTCGCCCGGCTCGAGGTGGCCCGGGTGCATGGGTTGCGCGCGGGCGTCGCCGTCCACCTGGGCGAGGTGATGTACGGGAACATCGGCGCCAGCGACCGGCTGGACTTCACCGTCATCGGTGCGGCCGTCAACGAGGCGGCCCGGATGGAGTCGCTGTGCAAGGAGCTCGGTGTGCCGCTGCTCATCTCCGCCGAGGCCGCCGCGCGCGCCAGGGGAGTCACGCTTCGCTCTCTGGGACGGCACGCGCTGCGGGGCGTCTCCGCGCCGAGCGAGCTCTTCACGCCTTTCGCCCCGGTCGGAGTGTGA
- a CDS encoding helix-turn-helix domain-containing protein, producing the protein MSTLEELEREYILAVLARNGGNRTRTAKELGIGRCSPYSVGERGGRASLMGRSSSGAPPRQGRWPGLGWRVSAGDESVLRRPGVRFLESLKP; encoded by the coding sequence GTGAGCACCCTGGAGGAGCTGGAGCGCGAGTACATCCTCGCGGTGCTCGCGAGGAACGGAGGGAACCGGACTCGCACCGCGAAGGAGCTGGGCATCGGCCGGTGTTCGCCCTACAGCGTCGGCGAGCGCGGAGGCAGGGCATCCCTCATGGGCAGGTCCTCATCCGGTGCCCCGCCCCGCCAGGGACGGTGGCCTGGGCTGGGCTGGCGTGTGTCCGCTGGAGATGAATCGGTTCTGCGCCGGCCCGGCGTGCGGTTCCTGGAGTCCCTCAAGCCGTGA
- a CDS encoding HET-C-related protein, with amino-acid sequence MPPAARITDQHVCPKVNPGPVPHVGGPTTSGEATVLIGYQPAARVGDSLLCVGPGATDSISQGEPTVIIGGRPAARLGDPTSHGGVLVAGCPTVVIGSSVQANAIKIAARDGTPFCEECEKKWQQEKAKVALEPDNDRLQSTFALDEFRGLAEAMSEAEFVQWIFLTFGDDIPEEACKKLRSALLGGSLPLAEIHITGKGLSGHEAAYDREKRQILVSRELVLAAREDNDEAWKLLIALLEEFGHHVDNLLRTEYSQVGGDAPLDEGSRMAYALVNLGWSEGEGRCEFAKYTSKAGEVPLEVEFKGMTEAVEKFLSAEQQEDDAQFGNLEFFNAGLGSGKPGSHGHESIEKALIEAGFSEKECHLVYFGNWLRDHSQLIDPKLLRFPGAVASLVPFTGFSRNGLTQIVDVLTRAKFEDVSHFRVNTTNLGVYRNEEHLDNPSGIEDKRSVDKMFRAACLPRELEVDPTTRMKRFIRSAAAQGSEEGYTGLKYLSDQLHLAVSKGKNNTGYLHLGQALHTLEDFFSHTNFVEVALVHVGYWVEPWVPARDGRASSLPITSGKFGGLDTAASLLLGLGESLKKENVCVAGQPTLASKIALILLKDFEFNKTYETLGGLLEDLYELEKKYPVLATLSCKTIGFVLWLFDAAIGEAIHTIGNLIDDAQTEFMSNPASTDPTHSQLAKDHDDHHLHTLAATLAKIAVKDVGLMMQQAWAGKVSSQQVVATAAKHFVHPVHIGKDDKRLLTVAAWAKSNGPKIKELGSRSRVADWTKEKAKELEELRKRADALLSDPPKGVRAVKRLRRASARKPALRSR; translated from the coding sequence ATGCCTCCTGCTGCACGTATTACCGACCAGCACGTCTGCCCGAAAGTAAATCCAGGTCCAGTCCCCCACGTGGGAGGCCCCACGACGTCAGGTGAGGCCACGGTCCTCATCGGCTACCAACCCGCGGCACGGGTGGGGGACTCCCTGCTGTGCGTCGGGCCAGGGGCAACGGATTCGATCTCTCAAGGGGAGCCGACGGTCATCATTGGTGGCCGCCCTGCTGCGCGGTTGGGGGATCCAACGTCTCACGGCGGCGTTCTCGTGGCGGGGTGCCCCACGGTCGTCATTGGCTCGTCGGTACAGGCGAACGCCATAAAGATCGCGGCCCGCGACGGCACGCCCTTCTGCGAGGAGTGCGAGAAGAAGTGGCAGCAAGAGAAGGCCAAAGTGGCGTTGGAGCCCGATAACGATCGCCTCCAGAGCACCTTCGCGCTGGACGAGTTCCGGGGGCTCGCCGAGGCCATGAGCGAGGCCGAGTTCGTGCAGTGGATCTTCTTGACCTTCGGGGACGACATCCCGGAGGAGGCGTGTAAGAAGCTGCGTTCGGCCCTTCTGGGCGGCAGCCTGCCCCTGGCCGAGATTCACATCACGGGGAAGGGTCTTTCCGGGCACGAGGCCGCGTACGATCGTGAGAAGCGCCAGATCCTCGTCTCTCGTGAGCTGGTGCTTGCCGCTCGCGAGGACAACGACGAGGCGTGGAAGCTGCTCATCGCCCTACTCGAGGAGTTCGGCCATCACGTCGACAACCTGCTGCGGACGGAGTACTCGCAAGTGGGTGGAGATGCCCCTCTCGATGAGGGCTCGCGGATGGCGTACGCGCTCGTGAACCTGGGGTGGAGCGAGGGAGAGGGGCGCTGCGAGTTCGCGAAGTACACGTCCAAGGCGGGCGAGGTGCCGCTGGAGGTGGAGTTCAAGGGGATGACGGAAGCCGTGGAGAAGTTCCTCAGCGCCGAGCAGCAGGAGGACGACGCTCAGTTCGGCAATCTCGAGTTCTTCAATGCGGGGCTCGGCTCGGGCAAGCCCGGGTCCCACGGACATGAGTCCATCGAAAAGGCCCTCATAGAGGCCGGTTTCAGTGAGAAGGAATGCCACCTGGTATATTTTGGCAATTGGCTGCGTGATCATTCGCAGCTCATTGACCCGAAGCTCTTGCGCTTCCCGGGCGCCGTCGCCTCCCTGGTCCCCTTCACGGGGTTCTCACGCAACGGTCTCACCCAGATCGTGGATGTGCTGACACGCGCGAAGTTCGAGGATGTCTCTCATTTTCGCGTCAATACCACGAATCTGGGGGTCTATCGAAACGAGGAGCATCTCGACAACCCGAGCGGGATCGAAGACAAGAGATCAGTCGACAAAATGTTCCGCGCTGCTTGCCTTCCCAGGGAGTTGGAGGTCGACCCAACAACCCGGATGAAGCGCTTCATCCGTAGCGCTGCCGCCCAGGGCAGTGAGGAAGGGTATACGGGTCTCAAATACCTCTCCGACCAGCTGCATCTGGCCGTGAGCAAGGGCAAGAATAATACCGGGTACCTCCACCTTGGTCAGGCCCTGCACACGCTGGAGGATTTCTTCAGCCACACGAATTTCGTGGAGGTCGCGCTGGTCCACGTGGGCTACTGGGTCGAACCATGGGTCCCTGCGCGAGACGGTAGAGCCAGCAGCCTGCCCATCACCAGTGGCAAGTTCGGCGGCCTGGATACGGCTGCGAGTCTCCTCCTCGGCCTGGGCGAAAGCCTCAAAAAGGAAAATGTGTGTGTCGCGGGTCAACCCACTCTTGCCTCGAAGATTGCCCTCATCCTGCTCAAGGACTTTGAATTCAACAAGACGTACGAGACCCTTGGCGGCCTTCTGGAAGATCTCTATGAGCTCGAAAAAAAGTATCCTGTTCTCGCGACCTTGAGCTGCAAGACCATTGGTTTTGTCCTGTGGCTGTTCGACGCAGCCATCGGTGAGGCCATACATACCATCGGGAATTTGATCGATGACGCCCAGACGGAGTTCATGAGCAATCCGGCGAGTACGGATCCCACCCATAGCCAGCTCGCCAAGGACCATGATGATCACCACCTCCACACACTCGCGGCGACGCTGGCGAAGATTGCGGTCAAGGACGTGGGGTTGATGATGCAACAGGCCTGGGCAGGAAAAGTCAGCAGCCAGCAGGTCGTCGCCACGGCCGCGAAGCACTTCGTCCATCCCGTCCATATCGGTAAGGACGACAAGCGGTTGCTGACTGTCGCCGCCTGGGCCAAGAGTAACGGTCCGAAAATCAAGGAGCTCGGCTCACGCAGCCGGGTAGCGGATTGGACCAAGGAGAAGGCCAAGGAGCTGGAGGAACTGAGAAAGAGGGCGGATGCTCTCCTGTCGGATCCCCCCAAGGGTGTGCGTGCGGTCAAGCGCCTGCGCCGCGCTTCCGCACGGAAGCCGGCACTACGCAGTCGCTGA
- a CDS encoding right-handed parallel beta-helix repeat-containing protein has product MSTKGSDGGAGTLAAPLRTIGRAAALARPGEVIRVLPGVYAEELVLESRGSGVAPITLRGEGTERPRLVPKDRVRGAILRVQGRWNLENLHLDVAGASMFAVLFDANAVQSVLSGSELNGGTAGAGVCVEGARDITVRNNHIHHFIKPGDDSHGVAVVGPARNIVIRDNDIHHNSGDSIQCQPGSGPADGVLIEGNTLHDEGENGVDIKQCLRVTVRDNVLSGFPNTAIRPAGSSAGEAVVIHASARDIVIQGNAISRAGRGVSVLDGSTPAENITVEGNLFQDIRNVPAGNGQAIRIEGARTVRVVGNTVEGTASYGLMLAADGRSVTGLEVRNNVLRGGSQSLLLRLGAAGYRPGLLMRENQYASGGVLKGDGANFPGEQLILSSPERLEVWRQVLGVDTGSSVLQ; this is encoded by the coding sequence GTGAGCACGAAGGGCTCGGACGGTGGGGCGGGCACGCTCGCGGCCCCGCTGCGGACCATCGGCCGGGCGGCGGCGCTCGCGCGTCCGGGTGAGGTCATCCGGGTGCTCCCGGGCGTCTACGCGGAGGAGCTCGTCCTCGAGTCGAGGGGCTCGGGCGTGGCCCCCATCACCCTGCGCGGAGAGGGCACGGAGCGTCCCAGGCTCGTCCCCAAGGACAGGGTGCGCGGGGCGATCCTCCGTGTGCAGGGGCGGTGGAATCTGGAGAACCTGCACCTCGACGTCGCGGGGGCGAGCATGTTCGCCGTGCTCTTCGACGCCAACGCCGTCCAGTCCGTCCTCTCCGGCAGTGAGTTGAACGGAGGAACCGCGGGCGCGGGCGTGTGCGTGGAGGGCGCGCGGGACATCACGGTGCGGAACAATCACATCCACCACTTCATCAAGCCGGGAGATGACTCCCATGGCGTGGCGGTGGTGGGCCCGGCGCGGAACATCGTCATCCGGGACAATGACATCCATCACAACTCGGGGGACTCCATTCAATGCCAGCCGGGTTCTGGTCCCGCGGACGGCGTGCTCATCGAGGGCAACACGCTGCACGACGAGGGCGAGAACGGGGTGGACATCAAGCAGTGCCTTCGCGTCACCGTGCGTGACAATGTCCTCTCCGGGTTTCCCAACACGGCCATCCGTCCGGCGGGCTCGTCGGCTGGGGAAGCGGTGGTCATCCACGCTTCCGCTCGGGACATCGTCATCCAGGGCAACGCCATCTCCCGCGCCGGGCGTGGTGTGTCCGTGCTCGATGGCAGCACGCCCGCCGAGAACATCACGGTGGAGGGCAACCTCTTCCAGGACATCCGCAACGTTCCAGCGGGCAACGGGCAGGCCATTCGCATCGAGGGCGCGAGGACCGTGCGAGTGGTGGGCAACACTGTCGAGGGCACGGCCAGCTACGGATTGATGCTGGCGGCGGATGGACGGAGCGTCACCGGGCTCGAGGTCAGAAACAATGTCCTCCGGGGGGGCTCGCAATCGTTGCTGCTTCGACTCGGTGCCGCCGGTTATCGCCCGGGGCTGTTGATGAGGGAAAACCAGTACGCCAGTGGCGGTGTCTTGAAAGGCGATGGCGCGAACTTCCCGGGTGAGCAACTCATCCTCTCATCACCTGAGAGGCTCGAGGTGTGGAGACAGGTGCTTGGGGTGGATACGGGTTCCTCCGTACTGCAGTGA
- a CDS encoding TPM domain-containing protein, translated as MKTSALVLLLPALLLGSTPVIDKPVVDEAGLLSSSDKEDVAGELVRLRNETGAQLAMLLVDTTGGEPIEDYALRAAEAWRGGTAGLDNGLLFVLAVGDRRARLEVGYGMEEYLPDDAVRSLLDAQGPLLRERDYRGALLGVIQGVRTRLPGVQDVPELSGFKPVTAARVNNIMLALIAMGIVAGVLLGCCLGVWRERLGTSRLAGSIGALVLVPLGLTALLVSSIWIPTFHFLLAWATFAAMFLAVTLAAQHLSFRIAFVLGLSATVGSLVALADYHSVNVLGMILEAGKTFSLLAVGLVVVTYPPVFRVLIEILFMFLSSSSTVSSSSSWGSSSSGGSSSGGGSSSGSSWGGGGGSFGGGGASSSW; from the coding sequence GTGAAGACCTCGGCCCTGGTGCTGCTGTTGCCGGCGCTCCTGCTGGGGAGCACGCCGGTCATCGACAAGCCCGTGGTGGATGAGGCCGGGCTGCTGTCGTCCTCGGACAAGGAAGACGTGGCCGGCGAGCTGGTGCGCCTGCGCAACGAGACGGGCGCGCAGCTGGCGATGCTGCTCGTGGACACCACCGGGGGCGAGCCCATCGAGGACTACGCGCTGCGGGCCGCCGAGGCATGGCGGGGAGGTACCGCCGGCCTGGACAATGGTCTCCTCTTCGTGCTCGCGGTGGGCGATCGGCGCGCGCGCCTGGAGGTAGGCTATGGGATGGAGGAGTACCTGCCGGACGACGCGGTGAGGAGCCTCCTCGATGCCCAGGGCCCGCTGCTGCGCGAGCGCGACTACCGCGGCGCCCTGCTGGGCGTCATCCAGGGTGTGCGCACGCGCCTGCCGGGTGTCCAGGACGTGCCGGAGCTCTCCGGTTTCAAGCCGGTCACCGCCGCGCGGGTGAACAACATCATGCTGGCGTTGATCGCGATGGGGATCGTCGCGGGCGTGCTGCTCGGCTGCTGCCTGGGCGTCTGGCGGGAGCGGCTCGGCACCTCGAGGCTCGCCGGGAGCATCGGCGCGCTCGTCCTCGTTCCCCTGGGCCTCACCGCCCTGCTGGTGAGCTCGATCTGGATCCCCACGTTCCACTTCCTGCTGGCCTGGGCCACCTTCGCCGCGATGTTCCTGGCCGTCACCCTGGCGGCTCAACACCTGTCCTTCCGGATCGCCTTTGTCCTGGGACTGAGCGCCACGGTGGGCAGCCTGGTGGCGCTCGCGGACTACCACTCCGTGAATGTGCTGGGGATGATCCTCGAGGCCGGGAAGACCTTCTCCCTCCTCGCCGTCGGGCTGGTGGTCGTCACCTATCCGCCCGTCTTCCGGGTGCTGATCGAGATCCTGTTCATGTTCCTCAGCTCCAGCTCCACGGTCAGCTCCTCGTCTTCGTGGGGCTCCTCGTCCTCGGGTGGCTCCAGCTCGGGGGGTGGCTCCAGCTCGGGCAGCTCCTGGGGTGGGGGAGGGGGCAGCTTCGGCGGAGGAGGGGCCAGCTCCTCCTGGTAG
- a CDS encoding TPM domain-containing protein has protein sequence MRPRWKLSKTEEARLVAAIRRAEEGHRGEVVVRLERSCHGVEPLARAAQLFEELGMRRTAADTGVLLYVAVADRKAAVYAGQGVHGAAQPGFWQEVVDGLAQGFREGSPVVGLETAIERIGGLLRTAVPGEDARGNELPDVVSQS, from the coding sequence ATGCGTCCGAGGTGGAAGCTGAGCAAGACGGAGGAGGCGCGCCTGGTGGCGGCCATCCGCCGGGCGGAGGAGGGACATCGGGGCGAGGTGGTCGTCCGCCTCGAGCGGAGCTGCCACGGTGTGGAGCCGCTGGCCCGTGCCGCTCAGCTCTTCGAGGAGCTCGGGATGCGCCGCACGGCCGCGGACACCGGGGTGCTCCTCTACGTCGCGGTGGCCGACCGCAAGGCCGCCGTCTACGCGGGCCAGGGCGTCCACGGCGCCGCCCAGCCGGGCTTCTGGCAGGAGGTGGTGGACGGGCTTGCCCAGGGCTTTCGCGAGGGCTCGCCCGTGGTGGGGTTGGAGACGGCCATCGAGCGCATTGGCGGACTGCTTCGCACCGCCGTTCCCGGTGAGGACGCCCGGGGCAACGAACTTCCGGACGTGGTGAGCCAGTCATGA
- a CDS encoding TAXI family TRAP transporter solute-binding subunit: MKKDTLKEQLQRTTRRDLWLTVAPAALVIGIAFAVTFYFIKPAPPRKLVLATPQDEGGFRYFARKYQESLARHGVTVEIQQTKGSPSSVELLAGDNAQADVAFVQSGTAGGEKAARIVSLGSLSYVPLWVFYRGEPIDDVLGLKGKRVAIGGAESGTHALARTLLSVNGVDQAPTELLPLERDAAIEQLKKGQIDAVFLVSPAEAPAIQKLAAEPGVRLLSFARGEAYVRRYPYLSKLILPRGVFNLAADIPERDVVLLAPTGNLIARDSLHPALAYLLMRTASEIHGGSGLLDRSGEFPAPLETGFPLSSEARRYYEAGVPLLQRYLPFWAANLVDRLWVMLVPIIAVVVPLGRAVPAFYLWRVRSRIFRWYARLKEIELQLEENPGQEMLEDMMKRLEEAERAVNRIPVPLAYAENLYFFREHIDVVRRRLIRRLSGAPESRELVARVSAS; encoded by the coding sequence ATGAAGAAGGACACGCTCAAGGAGCAGCTCCAGAGGACGACGCGCCGGGACCTGTGGCTCACGGTCGCGCCCGCGGCGCTCGTCATCGGCATCGCATTCGCCGTCACGTTCTACTTCATCAAGCCCGCGCCCCCCCGGAAGCTCGTGCTCGCCACCCCGCAGGACGAGGGCGGGTTCCGCTACTTCGCACGCAAGTACCAGGAGAGCCTCGCCCGGCACGGCGTCACGGTGGAGATCCAGCAGACGAAGGGCTCCCCCAGCAGCGTGGAGCTCCTCGCCGGAGACAACGCCCAGGCCGACGTCGCCTTCGTGCAGAGCGGCACGGCCGGCGGCGAGAAGGCGGCGCGCATCGTCTCGCTCGGCAGTCTCTCGTACGTACCCCTCTGGGTCTTCTACCGGGGCGAGCCCATCGACGACGTGCTCGGGCTCAAGGGCAAGCGCGTCGCCATCGGGGGAGCCGAGAGCGGGACCCACGCGCTCGCCCGCACGCTGCTGTCGGTCAACGGCGTGGACCAGGCCCCGACGGAGCTGCTTCCGCTGGAGCGCGACGCGGCCATCGAGCAGCTCAAGAAGGGCCAGATCGACGCGGTGTTCCTCGTCTCGCCCGCGGAGGCGCCCGCCATCCAGAAGCTCGCCGCGGAACCGGGTGTGCGGCTGCTCAGCTTCGCGCGCGGTGAGGCCTACGTCCGCCGCTACCCCTACCTGTCGAAGCTCATCCTGCCCCGGGGGGTGTTCAACCTCGCCGCGGACATCCCCGAGCGTGACGTGGTGCTGCTCGCGCCCACCGGGAACCTCATCGCGCGGGACTCGCTGCATCCGGCGCTCGCCTACCTGCTCATGCGCACCGCGAGCGAGATCCACGGCGGCTCCGGGCTGCTGGACCGCTCCGGCGAGTTTCCCGCGCCGCTCGAGACGGGCTTCCCCCTCAGCAGCGAGGCCCGCCGCTACTACGAGGCCGGTGTCCCGCTGCTGCAGCGCTACCTTCCCTTCTGGGCCGCGAACCTGGTGGACCGGCTCTGGGTGATGCTGGTGCCGATCATCGCCGTGGTGGTGCCGCTCGGGCGGGCCGTGCCGGCGTTCTACCTGTGGCGGGTCCGCTCGCGCATCTTCCGCTGGTATGCCCGTCTCAAGGAGATCGAGCTCCAGCTGGAGGAGAACCCCGGGCAGGAGATGCTCGAGGACATGATGAAGCGGCTCGAGGAGGCCGAGCGCGCGGTGAACCGCATCCCCGTGCCGTTGGCCTACGCCGAGAACCTCTACTTCTTCCGCGAGCACATCGACGTGGTGCGCCGGCGGCTCATCCGGCGGCTCTCCGGTGCGCCCGAGAGCCGGGAGCTCGTGGCGCGGGTGAGCGCCTCATGA
- a CDS encoding lysophospholipid acyltransferase family protein translates to MKYVVTAWFWLLFLTTAPVLFVLGLVLFLVAYPVDPDRRWLHGLVCRWCHWLWLHASPGWRTRVEGRELLPSGPCVLVANHQSAADILAAMGLFHPYKFVAKASLFPIPIVGWMMSLLGYVPVNRGSTNSMGRMLDQCRHWLRRGMPVLIFPEGTYSQEGLLRFKRGAFQLALEEHVPVVPVVIEGTPQLLVGDGIWMSPRASIRVRVLPPLPPESFAPDAVTLAEQVRSLYVDTLAATG, encoded by the coding sequence ATGAAGTACGTGGTGACCGCCTGGTTCTGGCTCCTCTTCCTCACCACGGCCCCGGTGCTCTTCGTGCTCGGGCTGGTGCTGTTCCTCGTCGCGTACCCGGTGGATCCGGACCGGCGGTGGCTGCACGGGCTGGTGTGCCGCTGGTGCCACTGGCTGTGGCTGCACGCGTCCCCGGGGTGGCGCACGCGGGTGGAGGGACGGGAGCTGCTGCCGTCCGGGCCGTGTGTGCTGGTGGCCAACCACCAGTCCGCCGCGGACATCCTGGCCGCCATGGGCCTGTTCCATCCGTACAAGTTCGTGGCCAAGGCGTCCCTGTTCCCCATCCCCATCGTGGGGTGGATGATGAGCCTGCTGGGCTATGTGCCCGTGAATCGCGGCAGCACCAACTCCATGGGCCGGATGCTCGATCAGTGCCGGCACTGGCTGCGCCGGGGCATGCCGGTGCTCATCTTCCCCGAGGGCACCTACTCGCAAGAGGGACTGCTGCGCTTCAAGCGGGGTGCCTTCCAGCTCGCGCTGGAGGAGCACGTGCCCGTGGTGCCGGTGGTCATCGAGGGCACTCCCCAGCTCCTCGTGGGGGATGGCATCTGGATGAGCCCGCGCGCCTCCATCCGCGTGCGCGTCCTGCCGCCGCTGCCCCCCGAGTCGTTCGCCCCGGACGCGGTGACGCTCGCCGAGCAGGTGCGGTCGCTGTACGTGGACACGCTGGCCGCCACGGGCTGA